The following are encoded together in the Campylobacter devanensis genome:
- a CDS encoding undecaprenyl-diphosphate phosphatase, with translation MDIISAIILGIVEGLTEFLPVSSTGHMILTSHFLGLEQTQILKCFEVVIQLGSILAVVWAFKERLTSDISLWIKLIIGFIPTAIIGFLAYKYIKELFNPNIVAYMLIIGGIIFIIVELFHKRPSYTPSTIHLHNVSYNQALIIGLSQCLAMIPGTSRSGSTIITGLLCGLSREVAARFSFLLAIPTMLAATIYDSYKNREIFATNLDQIWIFLTGAAVAFIVALIVIKLFLRFVAHFSYISFGVYRIVLGLAFLSLSL, from the coding sequence ATGGATATAATCTCAGCTATAATCTTAGGTATTGTAGAGGGGCTTACTGAGTTTTTACCAGTTAGCTCAACTGGCCATATGATACTTACTTCGCACTTTTTGGGTCTTGAGCAGACTCAAATTTTAAAATGTTTTGAAGTAGTTATTCAATTAGGTAGTATTTTGGCTGTTGTGTGGGCCTTTAAAGAGCGTTTGACAAGTGATATTTCACTATGGATTAAGCTAATTATCGGATTTATACCGACTGCGATTATTGGATTTTTGGCTTACAAATATATTAAAGAGCTATTTAATCCAAATATAGTAGCCTATATGCTGATAATCGGCGGTATTATTTTCATCATTGTTGAGCTATTTCATAAACGCCCTAGCTACACTCCTAGCACAATTCACCTACACAATGTCAGCTATAATCAAGCCCTTATAATTGGTCTTAGCCAATGCCTAGCTATGATACCAGGGACCTCTAGAAGTGGCTCTACTATTATCACAGGTTTGCTTTGTGGGCTTAGTCGTGAAGTGGCTGCTAGATTTAGCTTTTTGCTCGCTATCCCTACTATGTTAGCAGCTACAATATATGATAGCTATAAAAATAGAGAGATTTTCGCTACAAATTTAGACCAAATTTGGATATTTTTAACCGGCGCTGCTGTGGCGTTTATCGTAGCTTTAATAGTGATTAAGCTATTTTTGCGTTTTGTGGCGCATTTTAGTTATATTAGTTTTGGGGTTTATCGTATAGTTTTAGGATTAGCCTTTTTGTCGCTATCACTTTAA
- a CDS encoding 3-methyladenine DNA glycosylase: MRSVELFLALDGVCEFDFELNRHWWPDYGSFWVIVGAILTQNAKWSSVEKSLANLRDYGVKELSDIANLDIEVLSELIKPSGFYNTKAKRLSMLCNKIIDKFGNFDEFASSVSFEWLIAQNGLGLESVYSILCFGCGRDVMVVDSYTNRILSALGYEFESYEEAREWLEGIDRDEVYKAIGDISDNELFCRYHGVIVEFCKSHLKGAKFDDFALSLFSEISI; encoded by the coding sequence TTGAGAAGTGTTGAGCTATTTTTGGCACTTGATGGGGTTTGTGAGTTTGACTTTGAGTTAAATAGACATTGGTGGCCAGATTATGGGAGCTTTTGGGTTATAGTTGGTGCTATTTTAACGCAAAATGCTAAGTGGTCAAGCGTGGAAAAATCTTTAGCGAATTTAAGAGATTATGGGGTTAAAGAGCTATCAGATATCGCAAATTTGGATATCGAAGTTTTAAGCGAACTTATTAAGCCAAGCGGATTTTATAATACCAAAGCCAAAAGGCTTAGTATGCTTTGTAATAAAATTATAGATAAATTTGGTAATTTTGATGAGTTTGCTAGTAGCGTTAGCTTTGAGTGGCTTATAGCACAAAATGGCTTAGGGCTTGAGAGTGTTTATTCTATTTTGTGCTTTGGTTGTGGGCGTGATGTGATGGTCGTAGATAGCTATACTAATAGGATTTTAAGTGCTTTAGGGTATGAATTTGAGAGCTATGAAGAGGCTAGGGAGTGGCTAGAGGGTATCGATAGAGATGAGGTTTATAAAGCAATTGGTGATATAAGTGATAATGAGCTTTTTTGTCGTTATCATGGGGTTATTGTGGAATTTTGTAAAAGCCATTTAAAAGGGGCTAAATTTGATGATTTTGCTTTGAGTTTATTTAGTGAGATTTCTATCTAA
- the guaA gene encoding glutamine-hydrolyzing GMP synthase, whose amino-acid sequence MKNADILVLDFGSQYTQLIARRLREQGVYTELVPFNASIDTIKAKNPKGIILSGGPASVYDENAYFCDDGIFALGLPILGICYGMQLIAYKNGANVAPASHKEYGKANIEIIKECEFMSGVVDNSIVWMSHSDKVNELPKGFEVIAKSQNSEFCVFGDFERKIYAMQFHPEVAHSEFGSVMLKNFAKICGCDSTWNMGSFAKTQIQAIREKVGNDKVLCAVSGGVDSSVVAALLATAVPENLIVVFVDNGLLRTNEAKQVEEMFKLKLGVNLISIDASELFLSRLKGVRDPEKKRKIIGETFIEVFDNEAKKHTNVKYLAQGTLYTDIIESSVVGASKTIKSHHNVGGLPEWMKFELIEPLREIFKDEVRALGLELGLSRDVVFRHPFPGPGLAIRIMGEVDELSLELLRKADVILQQELKSSGWYDKTWQAFCVLLNVSSVGVMGDNRTYENAVCIRVVDASDGMTASFSRLPYDLLENCSRRIINEVSGINRVVYDISSKPPATIEWE is encoded by the coding sequence ATGAAAAATGCAGATATTTTGGTACTAGATTTTGGCTCGCAATATACTCAGCTAATTGCTAGAAGACTTAGAGAACAAGGAGTTTATACTGAGCTTGTACCTTTTAATGCTAGCATAGATACTATAAAAGCAAAAAATCCAAAAGGTATAATTCTAAGTGGGGGCCCAGCTAGTGTTTATGATGAAAATGCCTATTTTTGTGATGATGGGATTTTTGCTCTTGGACTTCCTATTCTTGGGATATGCTATGGTATGCAATTAATCGCTTACAAAAATGGCGCAAATGTCGCACCAGCTAGTCACAAAGAGTATGGCAAGGCTAATATCGAGATTATAAAAGAGTGTGAATTTATGAGTGGCGTGGTAGATAATAGCATTGTTTGGATGAGCCACTCTGATAAGGTAAATGAGCTACCAAAAGGCTTTGAAGTGATAGCTAAGAGCCAAAATAGCGAATTTTGTGTTTTTGGAGATTTTGAGCGTAAAATTTATGCTATGCAGTTTCATCCAGAGGTCGCTCATAGCGAGTTTGGGAGTGTGATGCTTAAGAATTTTGCCAAGATTTGCGGGTGCGATAGCACTTGGAATATGGGAAGTTTTGCTAAGACTCAAATTCAAGCTATTAGAGAAAAAGTAGGCAATGATAAGGTGCTTTGTGCTGTAAGTGGTGGTGTGGATAGCTCTGTTGTAGCAGCGCTTTTGGCTACTGCGGTGCCAGAAAATTTGATAGTTGTATTTGTAGATAATGGACTTCTTCGCACTAATGAAGCTAAGCAAGTTGAGGAGATGTTTAAGCTAAAACTTGGAGTGAATTTGATTAGCATTGATGCGAGTGAGTTATTTTTAAGTCGTTTAAAAGGTGTAAGAGACCCAGAGAAAAAGCGCAAAATCATCGGAGAGACATTTATAGAAGTTTTTGATAACGAGGCCAAAAAGCACACCAATGTGAAGTATCTAGCACAAGGGACGCTATACACTGATATTATAGAAAGTAGCGTTGTAGGGGCTTCTAAAACTATCAAAAGTCATCACAATGTAGGGGGGCTTCCTGAGTGGATGAAATTTGAGCTTATTGAGCCTTTAAGAGAGATTTTCAAAGATGAGGTTAGGGCGCTTGGCTTGGAGCTTGGGCTTAGTCGTGATGTGGTTTTCCGCCATCCATTTCCAGGACCTGGTCTAGCGATACGCATAATGGGTGAGGTAGATGAGCTTAGTCTTGAGCTACTTAGAAAAGCTGATGTGATACTTCAGCAAGAGCTTAAAAGTAGTGGTTGGTATGATAAGACTTGGCAAGCATTTTGTGTGCTTTTAAATGTAAGCTCAGTTGGTGTAATGGGTGATAATAGAACTTATGAAAATGCTGTTTGTATCAGAGTAGTGGATGCTAGCGATGGTATGACGGCGAGTTTTTCTAGATTGCCTTATGATCTATTAGAAAATTGTAGTCGTAGAATCATAAACGAAGTTAGCGGGATCAATCGTGTAGTTTATGATATCAGCTCTAAGCCACCAGCGACAATCGAGTGGGAGTAG
- the ilvA gene encoding threonine ammonia-lyase: MISLNKIIQAKRNIDGFVAKTPFGFAPKLSKIAGADIYLKKENLQITGAYKVRGAFNKIANLDENAKKCGVVAASAGNHAQGVAISAKHFGVKAIIIMPEAAPLSKVAGTKALGAEVILKGDNFDEAYAYALEYAKENNMSFIHPFDDELVQAGQGTIALEMLDEVSNLDYIVVPVGGGGLISGVASCAKQINPDIKIIGVSAKGAPAMFESFKDKCQHNSKSVRTIADGIAVRDASQITLSHILECVDDMVQVDDEEIANAILYLLEQQKIMVEGAGAVSVAAILESKFEFKKGSKIGAILSGGNIDVQTLSVIIEKGLLKSYRKMIINVTLIDKPGALMALGDVLRIAGANIVKIDYDRFSTKLSYGDAKITITLETKGKEHQDTIEKALKDAGYEYTQEF, from the coding sequence ATGATAAGTCTAAATAAAATTATTCAAGCTAAACGAAATATTGATGGATTTGTGGCTAAAACTCCATTTGGCTTTGCTCCAAAACTAAGCAAGATAGCTGGTGCTGATATATACCTAAAAAAAGAGAATCTTCAAATCACAGGAGCATATAAAGTAAGGGGTGCTTTTAACAAGATTGCAAATTTAGATGAAAATGCCAAAAAGTGTGGTGTAGTTGCTGCAAGTGCTGGTAATCACGCTCAAGGCGTAGCAATTAGCGCTAAGCATTTTGGAGTAAAAGCTATAATTATTATGCCAGAAGCCGCACCACTATCTAAAGTTGCTGGGACTAAGGCTCTTGGGGCTGAGGTGATATTAAAAGGGGATAATTTTGATGAGGCTTATGCATATGCCTTAGAATATGCTAAAGAGAATAATATGAGTTTTATCCACCCTTTTGATGATGAGTTAGTCCAAGCAGGTCAAGGGACAATAGCGCTTGAGATGCTTGATGAGGTTAGTAATTTAGATTATATTGTCGTGCCTGTAGGTGGTGGCGGTTTGATTAGTGGTGTGGCAAGTTGTGCTAAGCAGATTAATCCTGATATTAAGATTATTGGTGTTAGTGCAAAAGGTGCGCCGGCTATGTTTGAGAGTTTTAAAGATAAGTGCCAGCATAACTCAAAAAGCGTTCGAACTATAGCTGATGGAATTGCTGTAAGGGATGCAAGCCAGATTACTCTATCTCATATTTTAGAGTGCGTTGATGATATGGTACAAGTAGATGATGAAGAGATAGCAAATGCGATTTTGTATCTTTTAGAGCAGCAAAAGATTATGGTCGAAGGTGCTGGGGCTGTATCGGTAGCGGCGATTTTGGAGAGTAAATTTGAGTTTAAAAAGGGCTCTAAAATCGGCGCTATATTAAGTGGTGGCAATATAGATGTCCAAACTCTAAGTGTAATTATCGAAAAAGGGCTTTTAAAAAGCTATAGAAAGATGATAATTAATGTCACATTGATAGATAAACCAGGTGCCCTGATGGCGCTTGGAGATGTTTTAAGAATCGCTGGGGCAAATATTGTTAAGATTGATTATGATAGATTTTCAACCAAGCTAAGTTATGGCGATGCTAAGATTACAATAACTTTAGAGACTAAAGGCAAAGAGCATCAAGATACTATAGAAAAAGCATTAAAAGATGCTGGATACGAATATACTCAAGAGTTTTGA
- the thiE gene encoding thiamine phosphate synthase, protein MNQIYALTDQHFTPLNTLKAQINELLAGGVKIIQYRNKSQNHDIALLKDISQICKNSGAKFIINDDVRLAKMVDASGVHIGKDDDSLQKARDILGYNAYIGVSCYNDLERAKDAVKNGADYVAFGALFASPTKPNASICSLDIIKEAKNNLTSKIAVIGGINSSNLNIVKDLEIDYIAIVSALYTSGSITQNLAKLNTILKG, encoded by the coding sequence ATGAATCAAATTTACGCATTAACCGATCAACACTTCACCCCACTAAACACTCTAAAAGCCCAAATAAATGAGCTTTTAGCCGGTGGGGTCAAAATAATCCAATATAGAAACAAAAGTCAAAATCACGATATCGCTTTACTAAAAGATATAAGCCAAATTTGTAAAAATAGTGGTGCTAAATTTATAATTAACGATGATGTACGACTAGCTAAAATGGTAGATGCTAGTGGAGTACATATAGGCAAAGATGATGATAGCCTACAAAAAGCTAGAGATATTTTAGGCTATAATGCATATATAGGAGTGAGTTGCTATAATGACTTAGAGCGTGCTAAAGATGCAGTAAAAAATGGGGCTGATTATGTAGCTTTTGGAGCTTTGTTTGCTAGTCCTACTAAGCCAAATGCGTCTATTTGCTCACTTGATATAATAAAAGAAGCAAAAAATAACCTAACTAGTAAAATCGCAGTAATAGGCGGGATAAATAGCTCAAATTTAAATATCGTTAAAGATCTTGAAATTGATTATATAGCCATTGTTTCAGCACTATATACATCTGGGTCAATCACGCAAAATCTAGCCAAATTAAACACGATATTAAAGGGATAA
- a CDS encoding uroporphyrinogen-III synthase produces MIYLISNTPFDDESVEQISLCDIKFNKFNIDLSEFDALIVTSKNGINSLKFNSITLADILVFAIGKATALSCKEFGFTQIYEAQNSHGSEFGAEILEKLYGKKVLFIKAKETISNLDIYFNQNGIDISVIDGYENLILKKDISSKPKSNSILLFTSPINVRAFIQNLGWDDSYKAVAIGKATAQALKPYTDPIISKSQTIKDCVELAKSLK; encoded by the coding sequence ATGATATATTTAATCTCAAATACACCTTTTGATGATGAGAGTGTGGAGCAAATTTCGCTTTGCGATATTAAATTTAATAAATTTAATATCGATTTGAGTGAATTTGACGCTCTTATAGTTACTAGTAAAAATGGTATTAATTCGCTTAAATTTAACTCTATAACCTTAGCTGATATTTTGGTTTTTGCTATTGGCAAGGCTACGGCACTATCTTGCAAGGAATTTGGCTTTACTCAAATTTACGAAGCGCAAAATTCGCATGGAAGTGAGTTTGGGGCTGAAATTTTAGAGAAATTATATGGTAAAAAGGTTTTGTTTATTAAGGCCAAAGAGACAATTTCAAATTTAGATATATATTTTAATCAAAATGGCATTGATATAAGCGTGATTGATGGTTATGAGAATTTAATCTTAAAAAAAGATATATCTAGCAAGCCAAAATCTAACTCAATTTTGCTATTCACAAGCCCGATTAATGTGAGGGCTTTTATCCAAAATTTGGGTTGGGATGATAGCTACAAAGCAGTTGCTATCGGCAAAGCCACAGCCCAAGCATTAAAGCCATATACAGATCCCATAATCTCTAAATCTCAAACTATTAAAGATTGCGTAGAGTTAGCCAAATCTTTAAAGTGA
- a CDS encoding DUF815 domain-containing protein, translating into MKIKWRNTYAALVRDGKLRPVRDVAKIELDSFVNLQSQIEQLELNTIKFIEHGVINHALLWGERGCGKSSLVRGIFCKFMDKNLRLIEISARELKSLHKILDKIRDKKKYKFIIFCDDFGFENGDKALIELKSLLEGSIESPPSNAIFYATSNLKHLVRSRPNSDNYIVEKENSRENLSLADRFGLHISFYELSVDEYMDIVYNLFKGCDIDKNRLKTQALAFAASKGVRSARNAKQFWQSIKDDIEKC; encoded by the coding sequence ATGAAAATAAAATGGAGAAATACCTATGCAGCACTCGTGCGAGATGGCAAATTAAGACCGGTTAGAGATGTTGCTAAAATTGAACTTGATAGTTTTGTAAATTTGCAAAGTCAAATAGAACAGCTTGAGCTTAATACAATTAAATTTATTGAGCACGGAGTGATAAATCATGCGCTTTTGTGGGGCGAGAGAGGCTGTGGAAAGTCTAGTTTAGTGCGTGGAATATTTTGTAAATTTATGGATAAAAACCTGCGTTTAATCGAGATAAGTGCTAGAGAGTTAAAAAGTTTGCATAAAATTCTTGATAAAATAAGAGATAAGAAAAAGTATAAATTTATAATTTTTTGTGATGATTTTGGATTTGAAAATGGGGATAAAGCTCTAATTGAGCTTAAAAGCCTCTTAGAAGGCTCGATTGAATCTCCGCCAAGTAATGCAATATTTTATGCTACAAGCAATTTAAAGCACTTAGTAAGAAGCCGTCCAAATAGCGACAATTATATCGTCGAAAAAGAAAATAGTAGAGAAAATTTAAGCCTAGCTGATAGATTTGGATTGCACATTAGCTTTTATGAGCTTAGCGTAGATGAGTATATGGATATTGTTTATAATCTTTTTAAAGGGTGTGATATAGATAAAAATCGCCTAAAAACTCAAGCGCTTGCTTTTGCAGCTAGTAAGGGTGTAAGAAGCGCAAGAAATGCTAAGCAATTTTGGCAAAGTATAAAGGATGATATTGAGAAGTGTTGA
- a CDS encoding basic amino acid ABC transporter substrate-binding protein — translation MKLLFKLLISIAMLIVAANAQTIKVGTNAAYPPFEFVNEQNQITGFDMDLMAEIAKKVGFKIEIVNISFDSLIPALKAGKIDIIAAAMSATPERLKAVDFSKPYYHTMNLFIKRADNKELTKFEQLEGKKISVQLGTVQELAAKDIKSAKVMAIDEIFGAVMAVKNAKADALIVDSSIGYGYLKQNPDLVEFLHLPDGSEGFSFAFDKGKHKELQAKINSAIDELKNDGTYDKLLVKYNLK, via the coding sequence ATGAAGCTACTATTTAAACTTTTAATTAGCATCGCTATGCTAATAGTCGCAGCAAATGCTCAAACAATCAAAGTAGGCACAAATGCCGCTTATCCACCATTTGAATTTGTCAATGAACAAAATCAAATTACTGGATTTGATATGGATTTAATGGCTGAAATTGCAAAAAAAGTTGGCTTTAAAATTGAGATTGTAAATATCTCATTTGACTCTTTAATCCCTGCACTAAAAGCTGGTAAAATAGACATAATCGCAGCTGCTATGAGTGCTACGCCTGAGAGATTAAAAGCCGTTGATTTTAGCAAACCATATTATCATACTATGAATTTATTTATCAAAAGAGCTGATAATAAAGAGCTAACTAAATTTGAGCAACTTGAAGGCAAAAAGATATCCGTCCAATTAGGCACAGTCCAAGAGCTAGCCGCTAAAGATATTAAATCAGCTAAGGTTATGGCTATTGATGAGATATTTGGTGCGGTTATGGCAGTCAAAAACGCAAAAGCCGATGCTCTTATCGTAGATAGCTCAATAGGCTATGGATATTTAAAACAAAATCCAGATTTAGTTGAATTTTTACATCTTCCAGATGGTAGCGAAGGCTTTAGCTTTGCATTTGATAAAGGCAAACACAAAGAACTTCAAGCAAAAATCAACTCAGCTATTGATGAATTAAAAAACGATGGCACATATGATAAGCTTTTAGTTAAATATAATCTAAAATAA
- a CDS encoding CoA-binding protein produces MQDILKSMKNIAVVGFSPNDTKASNQVGCYLIDMGFNVFPIYPKSGEIKGRKIYQSIDEISEKIDTIVMFRKAEFATELAKKAINLGVKNLWLQLGIVNDEAKQIAQDAGLNFIQDACIMIEHKRFKNDKSK; encoded by the coding sequence ATGCAAGATATCTTAAAATCTATGAAAAATATAGCGGTTGTAGGCTTTAGCCCTAATGATACTAAAGCTAGTAATCAAGTAGGTTGCTATCTTATAGATATGGGTTTTAATGTTTTTCCTATTTATCCAAAAAGTGGTGAGATAAAAGGTCGAAAAATATATCAAAGTATAGATGAAATTTCAGAAAAAATAGATACTATTGTGATGTTTAGAAAGGCCGAATTTGCCACTGAATTGGCTAAAAAAGCTATAAATTTAGGTGTAAAAAATCTATGGCTTCAGCTAGGAATTGTAAATGATGAGGCTAAGCAAATAGCACAAGATGCAGGATTAAATTTCATACAAGATGCCTGTATAATGATAGAGCATAAAAGGTTTAAAAATGATAAGTCTAAATAA
- a CDS encoding YgiW/YdeI family stress tolerance OB fold protein: MKKLSLIAILALAISANAAGFTGGASQSNTSGFTGGQAPMYQGGFLGPRYGVNSVKAALSAWDDTWVEIKGKIISQVGHEKYKFSDGKDTIIIEIDDDDWGGVSVGPDELITIYGEVDGNALKANEIDVKRITK, translated from the coding sequence ATGAAAAAACTCAGTTTAATAGCTATTTTAGCTTTAGCAATTAGCGCAAACGCAGCAGGTTTTACAGGCGGTGCTAGTCAATCAAATACTTCAGGCTTTACAGGTGGTCAAGCACCGATGTATCAAGGTGGATTCTTAGGTCCTAGATATGGGGTAAATAGCGTCAAAGCGGCCCTTAGTGCGTGGGATGATACCTGGGTTGAGATAAAAGGCAAAATCATCTCTCAAGTAGGCCACGAAAAATATAAATTTAGCGATGGTAAAGATACTATTATCATAGAGATTGATGATGATGATTGGGGTGGAGTTAGTGTTGGGCCTGATGAGCTTATCACGATATATGGCGAAGTTGATGGCAACGCTCTTAAAGCAAATGAGATTGATGTAAAAAGAATTACTAAATAA
- the uvrC gene encoding excinuclease ABC subunit UvrC, with protein MLIDELKSLPNSPGVYQYFDKNSKLLYVGKAKNLKNRVKSYFNADASPSPRLSPRIAKMISEAIHIEWITTSSEQDALILENSFIKQLHPKYNILLRDDKTYPYICVDLSVDFPRFEITRKVLKGSNIKYFGPFFRGANEILEALYLEFKLVQKRSCLREKKGCLFYQIGRCHAPCLGLINKEEYAKIVDEAIKKIKNPELLIPNLEKTMLNLAQNENFEEAAKIRDQIKAINDTTIKIQIDLAKLEDFEVISVNISSSFVCGVRFSVRDGRVCASTHTIKPAKDMVESDLEALYSTMILDTFNIDQPVGATKIYTYIKLKDAKILENILNSRHNKKFQIIQPKIGEKKELVNIAYQNAIELIKKHIKTNDYTLARDIQEAFELNNLPLKIEIFDNSHLFGAAPVGAMVVWENGEFNKAKYRHMHLQNINDYDQMQQMLTHRAKSFDKSSAPDLWVIDGGDALLNLANDIIKSSGANVDIIAISKEKIDTKAHRAKGKANDKICTNIGKFSLNSSDIKLQFIQRLRDEAHRFAISFHQKIRQKNDIQSSQLANLGISKGSIIKLINYFGNFENIKNASFDEIKKVTNKIVATKIIKG; from the coding sequence ATGCTAATCGATGAACTAAAATCCCTACCCAATTCCCCTGGAGTTTATCAATATTTTGATAAAAACTCAAAACTTTTATATGTTGGCAAAGCTAAAAATTTAAAAAATCGAGTAAAGAGTTATTTCAACGCTGATGCCTCACCTAGCCCAAGACTAAGCCCTAGAATAGCCAAAATGATAAGTGAAGCTATACATATAGAGTGGATTACAACTTCAAGCGAACAAGACGCATTGATATTAGAAAATTCATTTATCAAGCAACTTCATCCAAAATATAATATTTTACTTAGAGATGATAAAACATATCCATATATTTGTGTAGATTTAAGTGTAGATTTTCCTAGATTTGAAATCACTAGAAAGGTTTTAAAAGGCTCTAATATCAAATATTTTGGCCCATTTTTTAGGGGTGCTAATGAAATTTTAGAAGCTTTGTATTTGGAGTTTAAACTAGTACAAAAAAGATCTTGTTTAAGAGAAAAAAAGGGCTGTTTATTTTATCAAATTGGACGCTGTCACGCACCTTGCCTTGGATTAATAAATAAAGAAGAGTATGCTAAAATCGTAGATGAAGCTATAAAAAAGATTAAAAATCCAGAGCTTTTAATACCAAATTTAGAAAAAACAATGCTAAACTTAGCTCAAAATGAAAATTTTGAAGAGGCTGCTAAGATTAGAGATCAGATAAAAGCAATCAACGATACAACTATTAAAATTCAAATCGATTTAGCTAAATTAGAAGATTTTGAAGTAATTAGTGTAAATATTAGTAGTAGCTTTGTTTGCGGGGTCAGGTTTAGCGTGCGCGATGGTAGAGTGTGCGCATCTACTCATACTATAAAACCGGCTAAAGATATGGTAGAATCAGATCTAGAGGCTCTATATTCTACAATGATTTTAGATACTTTTAACATAGACCAACCAGTTGGTGCAACTAAAATTTATACATATATAAAGCTTAAGGATGCTAAGATTTTAGAAAATATCTTAAACTCTCGCCACAATAAGAAATTTCAAATCATCCAGCCAAAAATAGGTGAAAAAAAAGAGCTAGTAAATATAGCTTATCAAAATGCTATTGAATTAATCAAAAAACATATAAAAACAAATGACTACACCCTAGCAAGGGATATTCAAGAGGCATTTGAGCTAAATAATCTACCATTAAAAATTGAGATTTTTGATAACTCTCATCTATTTGGCGCAGCCCCTGTGGGTGCGATGGTTGTATGGGAAAATGGAGAGTTTAATAAGGCAAAATACCGCCATATGCATCTACAAAATATAAATGATTATGACCAGATGCAACAGATGCTAACTCATAGAGCCAAAAGCTTTGATAAATCATCAGCTCCAGATTTATGGGTAATAGATGGAGGCGATGCGCTACTAAATTTAGCTAATGATATTATTAAAAGTAGCGGTGCAAATGTAGATATAATCGCAATTTCTAAAGAAAAAATTGATACTAAAGCCCATCGTGCTAAAGGCAAGGCAAATGATAAAATTTGCACAAATATAGGCAAATTTAGTCTAAACTCAAGCGATATTAAACTTCAATTTATTCAGCGTTTGCGTGATGAGGCACATAGATTTGCCATTAGCTTTCATCAAAAAATTAGGCAAAAAAACGATATACAAAGTAGTCAATTAGCCAATTTAGGTATTTCAAAAGGTTCTATAATTAAATTAATTAACTATTTTGGAAACTTTGAAAATATTAAAAATGCAAGTTTTGATGAGATTAAAAAAGTAACCAATAAAATCGTAGCTACAAAGATTATTAAAGGCTAA
- a CDS encoding transporter substrate-binding domain-containing protein encodes MKNIFKFLLVIALTAVSLNAKTIIVGSDAEYPPFDYIDENGKIAGFDIDLIDEISKIAGFEYKFTKIGFDALIPALKAGKIDAIAASMSATPERKKSVDFSDPYFFTKNLYLKLATNNSITNKEQLSKLKIGVMLGTVQEGVAHAIKGAKVIPTEGIAGSIMNLKAGKVDVVIVDSSVGFGYLKKNSDIISFLEESDGSDGFAFAFDKGKDSEFLAKFNVGLKEVKENGTYDKLLIKYDLK; translated from the coding sequence ATGAAAAATATATTCAAATTTCTTCTTGTAATTGCACTGACTGCAGTTAGCTTAAATGCTAAAACAATTATAGTAGGCTCTGATGCTGAATATCCTCCGTTTGATTATATAGACGAAAATGGTAAAATTGCTGGATTTGATATCGATTTAATAGATGAAATTTCAAAAATTGCTGGATTTGAGTATAAATTTACAAAGATTGGCTTTGATGCTCTAATCCCTGCTTTAAAAGCTGGTAAAATAGACGCTATCGCAGCTAGTATGAGCGCTACACCAGAACGAAAAAAATCAGTAGATTTTAGCGATCCATACTTTTTTACTAAAAATTTATATCTTAAATTAGCCACAAATAATAGCATAACTAATAAAGAACAACTTAGTAAATTAAAAATTGGTGTAATGCTAGGTACGGTTCAAGAAGGTGTAGCTCACGCTATAAAAGGAGCTAAAGTTATACCAACTGAAGGTATTGCTGGTTCAATTATGAATTTAAAAGCTGGCAAGGTAGATGTAGTTATCGTTGATAGTTCAGTAGGATTTGGATATCTTAAGAAAAATAGCGATATCATAAGCTTTTTAGAAGAATCAGATGGTAGTGATGGGTTTGCATTTGCATTTGATAAAGGTAAAGATAGCGAATTCTTGGCTAAATTTAATGTAGGATTAAAAGAGGTTAAAGAAAACGGTACTTATGATAAACTCTTAATCAAATATGACCTTAAATGA